A window from Salvia miltiorrhiza cultivar Shanhuang (shh) chromosome 2, IMPLAD_Smil_shh, whole genome shotgun sequence encodes these proteins:
- the LOC131008704 gene encoding uncharacterized protein LOC131008704: MCNSSRRGRGIRERKESCMNIEREKACARMISDGYYTSKKSDEICEDDCDEQASPSFVTMSRLRCFLHGVDFRVVFFFLLIAPAGVFTIYCHGQKLTYFLRPLWESPPKPFIPLTHYYNQNVSMTTLCKLHGWGIREFPRRVYDAVLFSNEVDMLTIRWKELYPYITQYVLLESNSTFTGLPKPHNFAIHRDQFKFIEPRLTYGEIGGRFRRGENPFVEEAYQRLALDQLLRVAGIEDDDLLIMSDVDEIPSGHTIDLLRWCDDIPPILHLQLRNYLYSFEFQQHQLSWRASVHRYQKGRTKYAHYRQTDYLLSDSGWHCSFCFRYLSDFIFKMKAYSHSDRVRFTRFLNPKRIQEVICKGGDLYDMLPEEYTFRDIIGTMGPIPHSLSAVNLPSYLLENADKYKYLLPGHCLRERR; this comes from the exons ATGTGTAATTCTTCACGGAGAGGAAGAgggattagagagagaaaggaaagcTGTATGAacattgagagagagaaagcttgCGCCCGGATGATTTCTGATGGTTATTATACTTCCAAAAAAAGTGATGAGATATGCGAAGATGATTGTGACGAG CAAGCTTCCCCATCATTTGTAACCATGTCGAGACTCCGTTGCTTCCTCCACGGTGTAGATTTCAGAGTagttttcttcttcctcctcattGCCCCGGCAGGGGTCTTCACCATATATTGCCACGGCCAGAAACTCACCTACTTCCTCCGGCCCCTATGGGAGTCTCCCCCGAAGCCCTTCATCCCTCTAACTCACTACTACAATCAAAATGTGTCGATGACCACTCTCTGCAAGCTCCACGGTTGGGGCATCCGTGAGTTCCCGAGGCGTGTGTATGATGCAGTCTTGTTCAGCAACGAGGTTGACATGCTTACCATCCGATGGAAGGAGCTATACCCTTACATCACGCAGTATGTGTTGCTTGAGTCGAATTCTACATTCACCGGCCTACCAAAACCTCACAACTTTGCCATACACCGGGACCAGTTCAAATTCATTGAGCCTAGATTGACTTATGGTGAGATTGGTGGGAGGTTCCGGAGAGGTGAGAACCCGTTTGTTGAGGAAGCATACCAGAGGCTAGCCCTTGATCAGCTTCTGAGGGTTGCAGGGATAGAGGACGATGATCTGCTGATAATGTCCGATGTTGATGAGATTCCTAGTGGGCACACGATTGATCTCCTTAGGTGGTGTGACGATATTCCTCCGATTCTTCACCTTCAGCTCCGGAACTACCTGTACTCGTTTGAGTTTCAGCAGCACCAGCTCAGTTGGAGAGCTTCTGTCCATAGATACCAGAAGGGGAGGACTAAATACGCTCACTACCGGCAGACTGACTACCTACTCTCGGACTCGGGCTGGCATTGTAGCTTCTGCTTCCGATACCTGAGCGATTTCATCTTCAAGATGAAGGCCTACAGCCACAGCGACCGGGTGAGGTTCACCCGATTCTTGAACCCTAAAAGGATTCAGGAAGTGATCTGCAAGGGGGGTGATCTGTATGACATGCTGCCCGAAGAGTACACTTTTAGGGATATAATCGGGACAATGGGGCCGATCCCTCACTCTCTGTCGGCCGTCAATCTCCCCTCCTATCTGTTGGAGAATGCGGACAAGTACAAGTACCTTCTGCCCGGACACTGCTTGAGAGAGCGCAGATGA
- the LOC131008709 gene encoding SUPPRESSOR OF GAMMA RESPONSE 1-like isoform X2, with protein MARSWLIDSRGLAKKVINAGLPAACQIKDCGANRRCPNCHHLIDNSDVSHEWPGLPAGVKFDPSDVELLNHLAAKRGVGTSEPHLFIDEFIPTLKDEGGICCNHPENLPGAKKDGSSVHFFYRITNAYASGSRKRRRVQDQESPMNTRVRWHKTGKTKPVMENGIQRGFKKIMVLYETSKRGSKPDKCNWVMHQYHLGSDEDEKEGEYVVSKIFHQTDKDRNENPTMVMEESVDVKAVPVIPTTPKTTTPDPPRQDQTPYSDCVSEDYFLESLLQQTQHLKDDEFIPCLGANTEAVDSRQPDSLFCHEIIGSYDVFGDSRPNSTQVNCDIYGVHERDTNGCSGFGELENLELDTPPDFNDLQFPSQDSVFDWLERL; from the exons ATGGCTAG GTCGTGGCTTATTGATAGTCGAGGGCTCGCGAAGAAGGTGATCAATGCTGGTCTCCCTGCTGCTTGTCAGATCAAAGATTGTGGGGCGAATAGGCGATGCCCCAACTGCCACCATCTAATAGACAACAGTGAT GTTTCTCATGAATGGCCTGGCCTTCCTGCTGGTGTAAAATTTGATCCATCTGATGTGGAGCTATTAAATCATTTAGCTGCAAAACGAGGCGTGGGGACATCGGAGCCCCACTTGTTCATAGATGAGTTCATCCCAACATTGAAAGATGAAGGAGGTATTTGTTGCAATCATCCAGAAAATCTTCCTG GTGCCAAAAAAGATGGAAGCAGTGTGCACTTCTTCTATAGGATAACCAATGCATATGCTAGTGGGAGTAGGAAGCGCCGTAGGGTTCAGGATCAAGAGAGCCCAATGAACACACGCGTGCGTTGGCACAAGACTGGCAAAACCAAACCAGTGATGGAAAATGGAATCCAGAGAGGTTTCAAAAAAATCATGGTTCTTTATGAAACGTCCAAGAGGGGATCGAAGCCTGATAAATGCAATTGGGTGATGCATCAGTACCATCTTGGGAGCGATGAAGACGAGAAAGAAGGAGAGTATGTGGTCTCGAAAATCTTTCATCAGACTGACAAGGACAGGAATGAAAATCCTACTATGGTAATGGAAGAATCTGTTGATGTAAAGGCAGTTCCCGTAATCCCAACGACTCCTAAGACGACTACTCCAGATCCTCCTCGTCAGGACCAAACCCCCTACTCTGATTGCGTCTCGGAAGATTATTTCCTTGAGTCACTTCTGCAG CAAACTCAGCATCTCAAAGATGATGAGTTCATCCCTTGCTTAGGTGCAAACACTGAAGCTGTCGATTCAAGACAACCTGACTCCCTATTCTGCCACGAAATAATCGGATCTTATGATGTATTTGGTGATTCGAGACCAAACTCAACCCAAGTAAACTGTGACATATATGGTGTGCACGAGAGAGACACCAATGGTTGCAGTGGATTTGGGGAGCTTGAAAACTTAGAGCTCGATACTCCACCAGATTTCAAC GATTTGCAGTTCCCCTCTCAAGACAGCGTGTTTGATTGGTTGGAACGACTGTAG
- the LOC131008709 gene encoding SUPPRESSOR OF GAMMA RESPONSE 1-like isoform X1 has translation MDRSWLIDSRGLAKKVINAGLPAACQIKDCGANRRCPNCHHLIDNSDVSHEWPGLPAGVKFDPSDVELLNHLAAKRGVGTSEPHLFIDEFIPTLKDEGGICCNHPENLPGAKKDGSSVHFFYRITNAYASGSRKRRRVQDQESPMNTRVRWHKTGKTKPVMENGIQRGFKKIMVLYETSKRGSKPDKCNWVMHQYHLGSDEDEKEGEYVVSKIFHQTDKDRNENPTMVMEESVDVKAVPVIPTTPKTTTPDPPRQDQTPYSDCVSEDYFLESLLQQTQHLKDDEFIPCLGANTEAVDSRQPDSLFCHEIIGSYDVFGDSRPNSTQVNCDIYGVHERDTNGCSGFGELENLELDTPPDFNDLQFPSQDSVFDWLERL, from the exons ATGGATAG GTCGTGGCTTATTGATAGTCGAGGGCTCGCGAAGAAGGTGATCAATGCTGGTCTCCCTGCTGCTTGTCAGATCAAAGATTGTGGGGCGAATAGGCGATGCCCCAACTGCCACCATCTAATAGACAACAGTGAT GTTTCTCATGAATGGCCTGGCCTTCCTGCTGGTGTAAAATTTGATCCATCTGATGTGGAGCTATTAAATCATTTAGCTGCAAAACGAGGCGTGGGGACATCGGAGCCCCACTTGTTCATAGATGAGTTCATCCCAACATTGAAAGATGAAGGAGGTATTTGTTGCAATCATCCAGAAAATCTTCCTG GTGCCAAAAAAGATGGAAGCAGTGTGCACTTCTTCTATAGGATAACCAATGCATATGCTAGTGGGAGTAGGAAGCGCCGTAGGGTTCAGGATCAAGAGAGCCCAATGAACACACGCGTGCGTTGGCACAAGACTGGCAAAACCAAACCAGTGATGGAAAATGGAATCCAGAGAGGTTTCAAAAAAATCATGGTTCTTTATGAAACGTCCAAGAGGGGATCGAAGCCTGATAAATGCAATTGGGTGATGCATCAGTACCATCTTGGGAGCGATGAAGACGAGAAAGAAGGAGAGTATGTGGTCTCGAAAATCTTTCATCAGACTGACAAGGACAGGAATGAAAATCCTACTATGGTAATGGAAGAATCTGTTGATGTAAAGGCAGTTCCCGTAATCCCAACGACTCCTAAGACGACTACTCCAGATCCTCCTCGTCAGGACCAAACCCCCTACTCTGATTGCGTCTCGGAAGATTATTTCCTTGAGTCACTTCTGCAG CAAACTCAGCATCTCAAAGATGATGAGTTCATCCCTTGCTTAGGTGCAAACACTGAAGCTGTCGATTCAAGACAACCTGACTCCCTATTCTGCCACGAAATAATCGGATCTTATGATGTATTTGGTGATTCGAGACCAAACTCAACCCAAGTAAACTGTGACATATATGGTGTGCACGAGAGAGACACCAATGGTTGCAGTGGATTTGGGGAGCTTGAAAACTTAGAGCTCGATACTCCACCAGATTTCAAC GATTTGCAGTTCCCCTCTCAAGACAGCGTGTTTGATTGGTTGGAACGACTGTAG
- the LOC131008712 gene encoding serine/threonine-protein kinase STY13-like — protein MGSGNGYYGGTEFSLDPKWVVDPKLLFVGPKIGEGAHAKVYEGKYKNKNVAIKIVHRGETPDEIAKREGRFDREVAMLSKVQHKNLVKFIGACKEPVMVVVTELLLGGTLRKYLLNLRPRCLDMRVAIGFALDIARAMECLHSHGIIHRDLKPENLLLTADHKTIKLADFGLAREESLTEMMTAETGTYRWMAPELYSTVTLRQGEKKHYNHKVDAYSFAIVLWELIHNKLPFEGMSNLQAAYAAAFKNARPSAEELPQDLALTVTSCWKEDPNDRPNFTQIIHMLLHYLSMISPPEHAIPPRIFTSENAVFHPESPGTSSLMAKRDDNCDTPKTPMESKPRGFFFCFNHCY, from the exons atGGGATCTGGGAATGGGTATTATGGAGGAACAGAATTTAGTTTGGACCCCAAATGGGTGGTCGATCCGAAGCTTCTATTTGTTGGCCCGAAGATTGGAGAAGGCGCCCACGCCAAAGTCTACGAGGGAAA GTACAAAAACAAGAATGTTGCTATCAAAATTGTGCATAGAGGAGAGACACCTGATGAGATTGCAAAGAGAGAGGGCAGATTCGATAGAGAAGTTGCAATGCTGTCGAAAGTCCAGCACAAGAACTTAGTTAAG TTCATTGGAGCTTGTAAGGAGCCTGTTATGGTCGTGGTAACCGAGCTTCTACTTGGTGGGACGTTGAGGAAGTATTTGCTAAACCTACGGCCAAGGTGTCTTGATATGCGGGTTGCTATTGGGTTTGCCCTTGACATAGCTCGTGCAATGGAATGCTTGCATTCTCATGGAATCATACACCGGGACTTGAAGCCTG AGAACTTGCTCTTGACAGCAGACCACAAAACCATCAAACTTGCGGATTTTGGTTTGGCACGAGAAGAGTCGTTGACAGAGATGATGACTGCTGAGACTGGAACCTATCGCTGGATGGCGCCAGAG CTTTATAGTACGGTGACACTTAGACAGGGAGAAAAGAAGCACTATAACCACAAGGTGGACGCATACAGTTTTGCCATTGTGTTGTGGGAGCTCATACATAACAAGTTGCCGTTTGAAGGCATGTCGAATCTGCAGGCAGCCTATGCTGCTGCGTTCAAG AACGCAAGGCCAAGTGCCGAAGAACTTCCACAGGATTTGGCCTTAACCGTGACTTCGTGTTGGAAGGAGGATCCGAACGACCGGCCCAACTTCACTCAGATAATACACATGCTCCTGCACTATCTATCCATGATCTCACCTCCCGAGCATGCTATCCCACCGCGGATCTTCACCTCGGAGAATGCCGTCTTCCATCCGGAGTCTCCGGGCACCAGCTCGTTGATGGCCAAGAGAGACGACAACTGCGACACCCCAAAGACGCCCATGGAAAGCAAGCCAAGAGGGTTTTTCTTCTGCTTTAATCACTGCTACTAA